Proteins found in one Candidatus Binataceae bacterium genomic segment:
- a CDS encoding glycosyltransferase family A protein, with product MPLFDVRALAQPVYQTEYKTPLPDDVAVIIPLFNYGHTILDTLRSVINQDHNQLSITLVDDCSTDDGLEKALAYLKASEARFRRVHVLRHERNQGLSMTRNSGIAWSAEPYLFMLDADNRIRPPALSRLLAALKISGAAFAYSQLTLFGSETGIGVADVWQPSKLLRGNYIDAMALIRRDALVSLGGYETLADDHGWEDYDLWCRFAKRGLSGVFVPELLCDYRVHHSSMLRTRTNRNAAALEAEMLLRHPDLA from the coding sequence GTGCCACTATTTGACGTTCGTGCCTTAGCGCAGCCCGTTTATCAGACAGAATATAAGACACCATTGCCGGATGACGTTGCCGTCATCATCCCGTTGTTTAACTATGGCCATACAATATTGGATACATTGCGATCTGTCATCAATCAGGATCACAATCAGTTGAGTATTACGCTCGTTGATGACTGTTCGACGGATGATGGCCTTGAAAAGGCACTCGCCTATTTGAAGGCGAGCGAGGCGCGTTTCCGGCGGGTGCACGTGTTGCGCCACGAACGCAACCAGGGCCTGTCGATGACTCGTAACTCCGGGATCGCTTGGAGCGCGGAACCCTATCTTTTCATGCTCGATGCCGATAACCGTATAAGACCGCCCGCGTTGTCCCGCCTCCTCGCTGCGCTGAAAATTTCTGGAGCGGCCTTCGCGTACTCTCAGTTAACCTTGTTTGGCAGCGAAACGGGTATTGGAGTTGCCGACGTATGGCAGCCGAGCAAACTCCTTCGCGGAAACTACATAGACGCTATGGCACTGATTAGGCGGGATGCTTTGGTTTCCCTCGGGGGCTACGAGACGCTCGCTGATGATCACGGTTGGGAAGATTACGATCTCTGGTGCCGATTTGCAAAGCGGGGACTATCAGGAGTGTTTGTACCGGAGCTTTTATGCGACTATAGAGTCCATCACTCTTCGATGTTGAGAACGCGAACCAATCGGAACGCAGCCGCCCTCGAAGCGGAGATGCTGTTGCGCCACCCCGACTTAGCTTGA
- a CDS encoding tetratricopeptide repeat protein, which translates to MILPLGRKNGRPSAIMLGDRARDAGDWHAAARHYRTALERNPARAPIWVQYGHALKESGFLAQAEAAYRRALAEAPKVADTYLQLGHVLKLQGRAKEAEAAYLRALVLHPALPDVPEELRGLGWSEAMVGELAVVANPDAARPTKRVDASRAEPVNAPPAAEVPRGEARPQPSGPDMRALATVVRDSGLFDPQVYLSLPRQADLRQGNADPTKHFIEYGFQEGRPFTNPEVIARRLARFDDELRRESARFREEAEALAARPGYPDITGRRPGKLRIGIFCSSEGNFFMREFAELLAWGLHEAGIEAVHRDETADRSEAFHLRVFVAPHEFFYLGAGPAWAPVAAAANSVLYNVEQMQTQWFCRALPLLMQAPLVLDANFHNAVLLRTLGCNALHFMPGYLPDTPYTKPCIDISDIELMRGYAFAREPFDWQQRHSLEDRPIDILFIGSSAPRRDTTLARLASLTDRYRFVCVYTHQDAPLTPHTYRSTSTAINCALAQRSKIVLNIHRDWLGYFEWSRMVLQGFWQGACVVSDPSLPNPLFQPGIHYLEENCRHLGELIRWLLSSDDGRRKLSEIAHAGFKQASSLGRMAVTLAPALSAFHRLTRDTQPALFDWI; encoded by the coding sequence ATGATCCTGCCGCTCGGCCGCAAAAACGGCCGGCCCAGCGCGATCATGCTGGGCGATCGCGCCCGCGACGCCGGCGACTGGCACGCCGCCGCGCGGCATTACCGCACCGCCTTGGAGCGCAACCCGGCGCGCGCCCCGATCTGGGTCCAGTACGGCCATGCGCTGAAGGAAAGCGGCTTTCTCGCCCAGGCCGAGGCCGCCTATCGCCGCGCCCTGGCCGAGGCGCCCAAGGTGGCGGACACCTATCTGCAGCTCGGCCACGTGCTGAAGCTTCAGGGCCGGGCGAAGGAGGCCGAGGCGGCCTATCTGCGCGCCCTGGTGCTCCACCCCGCCCTGCCCGACGTGCCGGAGGAGCTGCGCGGCCTCGGCTGGTCGGAGGCCATGGTCGGCGAACTCGCGGTTGTGGCGAACCCCGACGCCGCCCGCCCCACCAAGCGGGTCGATGCAAGCCGTGCCGAACCGGTCAACGCCCCTCCGGCAGCGGAGGTTCCGCGGGGCGAGGCGCGACCGCAGCCATCGGGGCCCGACATGCGGGCCCTGGCAACAGTTGTGCGCGACTCTGGCTTATTCGATCCGCAGGTCTACCTGTCGCTGCCGCGGCAAGCCGATTTGCGCCAAGGCAACGCGGATCCGACGAAGCACTTCATTGAGTACGGTTTCCAGGAGGGCCGCCCCTTCACTAACCCCGAGGTGATAGCGCGCCGGCTCGCCCGCTTCGATGACGAATTGCGCCGGGAAAGCGCTCGCTTTCGGGAAGAAGCGGAGGCGCTAGCGGCCCGGCCCGGCTATCCCGATATCACCGGACGACGCCCGGGGAAGCTCCGCATCGGGATATTTTGCAGCAGCGAAGGCAACTTTTTTATGCGGGAGTTTGCCGAGCTGCTGGCCTGGGGGCTTCACGAGGCCGGGATCGAAGCTGTGCACCGGGACGAGACTGCGGACCGCAGCGAGGCATTCCACCTTCGCGTCTTTGTTGCTCCACACGAATTCTTCTACCTGGGAGCCGGTCCCGCTTGGGCGCCCGTGGCGGCGGCGGCTAATTCGGTGCTCTACAACGTCGAACAGATGCAGACGCAGTGGTTTTGCCGCGCGCTGCCGCTGCTGATGCAGGCCCCGCTGGTACTCGACGCCAATTTTCACAACGCCGTTTTGTTGCGCACGTTGGGCTGCAACGCGCTCCATTTTATGCCCGGCTACCTCCCGGACACCCCGTACACCAAGCCGTGCATCGACATATCGGATATCGAGCTGATGCGCGGCTACGCGTTCGCGCGCGAACCTTTTGACTGGCAGCAACGGCACAGTCTCGAGGACCGCCCGATCGACATCCTTTTTATCGGCAGCAGCGCGCCGCGACGCGACACGACGCTGGCGCGGCTAGCGAGCCTTACCGACCGCTACCGCTTTGTGTGTGTTTATACGCACCAAGACGCCCCGCTTACTCCGCACACTTACCGCAGCACATCCACCGCAATAAATTGCGCGCTCGCGCAGCGCTCGAAAATCGTTCTTAACATCCATCGCGATTGGCTTGGTTATTTCGAATGGTCGCGGATGGTGCTTCAGGGGTTCTGGCAAGGGGCCTGCGTGGTGTCGGACCCAAGCTTACCCAACCCCCTTTTTCAGCCGGGCATTCACTACCTGGAAGAGAATTGCCGCCATCTCGGCGAGCTCATTCGCTGGCTTCTTTCCAGCGACGACGGAAGACGCAAACTTAGCGAGATTGCACACGCCGGTTTTAAGCAAGCGAGTTCCCTTGGACGGATGGCGGTCACCCTGGCCCCAGCTTTGAGCGCATTCCACCGGTTAACCCGTGACACTCAACCTGCACTATTCGACTGGATATAG